The Streptococcus toyakuensis genome has a window encoding:
- a CDS encoding LTA synthase family protein, with product MGTRLGFVLTLLILYWLKTLLAYAVDFNLDIQLGKLQGNYLAFIAFFNPLPLGLLLLALALYARSTKIFYGLSIAIYSLLFIWLYSNIFYYREFSDFITANTMKVVSKVSVGTAELELLRFWDFIYFMDFPLLAYLLYKKIIQLDRRPFKFRSSVAITALSALLFSANLFLAEIERPDLLSRGFSNYYVVRALSLPAFLGYSANQSYSANKERAKASETDLQPITDYIQEHAAKPNPDYFGLAKGKNVIYLHLESFQQFLLDYKLNLDGTEHEVTPFLNSLYHSQATLAFSNIFNQVKTGKTSDAETMLETGLFGLDQGSFMVNYGGTNTQQAAPFILSKNGYQSSAVFHGNIGTFWNRNTTYKQWGYQYFFDASYFTKQDSSNSFQYGLNDKIMMKDSIQYLEHLQQPFYAKYITVSNHYPYASNLTGDELGFPLAKTKDETINGYFQTANYLDSAIKAFFDYLKESGLYEKSIIVIYGDHYGISNSRNPELAPLIGKTSENWSNYDNAMLQRVPFMVVMPGYEKGQIINTYGGQIDILPTLEHLFGIESNSFLQVGQDLLSPDHQEIVAFRTANSFVTPKYTSYDGRTYYTESGLEISNLDEQAQTELESVRQAAIQQLKISDQIQTGDLIRFYQADHLGKVDTESISYLNSLPILQKIEQEKGSQSTSLFSQRQGKTSADLFKAPSYQELHPESAETESKSQ from the coding sequence ATGGGTACCAGACTGGGTTTTGTCCTAACCCTTTTAATCCTCTATTGGCTCAAAACCTTATTAGCCTATGCCGTTGACTTTAATTTAGATATTCAATTGGGCAAGCTGCAAGGGAATTACCTTGCCTTTATCGCTTTTTTCAATCCCCTTCCCTTGGGATTGCTCCTGCTGGCTCTAGCCCTCTATGCTCGGTCAACCAAGATCTTTTATGGCCTGAGTATAGCTATTTATAGCCTTTTGTTCATTTGGCTTTATTCCAATATCTTTTACTATCGAGAATTTAGTGACTTTATCACGGCCAATACCATGAAAGTGGTCAGCAAGGTATCTGTTGGTACTGCGGAACTAGAGTTACTGCGCTTTTGGGATTTTATCTATTTTATGGATTTCCCACTGCTGGCTTATCTTCTCTATAAAAAGATCATCCAGCTGGACAGGAGACCTTTCAAATTCCGCTCCAGTGTTGCTATCACTGCTCTCTCAGCCCTGCTCTTTTCTGCTAATCTTTTCTTGGCTGAAATCGAACGTCCCGATCTCCTATCGCGAGGATTTTCGAATTATTATGTTGTCCGCGCCCTTAGTTTGCCAGCCTTTTTAGGCTATAGTGCCAACCAATCCTACAGTGCCAACAAAGAACGTGCCAAGGCCTCTGAGACTGATCTTCAACCTATCACAGACTATATTCAAGAACATGCTGCTAAGCCTAATCCAGACTATTTTGGCTTGGCCAAAGGGAAAAATGTAATTTATCTCCACTTGGAGAGTTTCCAGCAATTTCTACTTGACTATAAACTCAACCTAGATGGAACTGAGCATGAAGTCACTCCCTTCCTTAATTCCCTCTACCATTCGCAAGCAACCCTAGCCTTTTCGAATATCTTTAACCAAGTCAAGACTGGTAAGACCTCAGATGCGGAAACCATGCTGGAGACTGGTTTGTTTGGACTTGACCAAGGTTCCTTTATGGTCAATTACGGTGGGACCAATACCCAGCAAGCTGCGCCTTTTATCCTATCAAAAAATGGCTACCAATCGAGTGCTGTCTTTCATGGTAATATTGGGACCTTCTGGAATCGAAATACAACTTACAAACAGTGGGGCTACCAATACTTCTTTGATGCTTCCTATTTTACTAAGCAAGACAGTAGCAATTCTTTCCAATATGGTTTAAATGATAAAATCATGATGAAAGATTCTATCCAATATCTAGAGCACTTGCAGCAGCCTTTTTATGCTAAGTATATCACGGTGTCCAATCACTATCCCTATGCTAGCAATCTGACAGGCGATGAGCTTGGTTTCCCACTGGCTAAAACCAAAGATGAAACCATCAATGGCTACTTCCAAACAGCTAACTATCTGGATAGTGCTATCAAGGCCTTCTTTGACTATCTCAAAGAAAGTGGCCTCTATGAAAAATCCATCATCGTCATCTATGGAGACCATTATGGCATTTCCAATTCCCGCAATCCTGAGCTGGCACCCTTGATTGGAAAGACTTCTGAGAACTGGTCGAATTACGACAATGCCATGTTGCAACGAGTGCCTTTTATGGTGGTCATGCCTGGCTATGAAAAAGGACAAATCATCAATACCTACGGTGGACAAATCGATATCTTACCGACTCTCGAACACCTCTTTGGTATTGAGTCCAATTCCTTCCTTCAAGTCGGCCAAGACCTTCTGTCTCCAGATCATCAAGAAATCGTTGCCTTTCGGACTGCCAATTCCTTCGTCACACCAAAATATACTAGCTATGACGGACGAACCTACTATACTGAGAGCGGTCTTGAAATCAGCAATCTTGATGAACAAGCTCAAACTGAACTAGAAAGCGTTCGGCAAGCAGCTATTCAACAGCTGAAAATCAGCGACCAGATTCAAACTGGTGATTTGATACGTTTCTACCAAGCAGATCATCTTGGAAAAGTTGATACAGAAAGTATTTCTTACCTCAATTCTTTACCAATTCTGCAAAAGATTGAGCAGGAAAAAGGTAGTCAATCAACCAGTCTCTTTAGCCAACGACAAGGTAAAACCAGTGCTGACCTTTTCAAAGCTCCAAGTTACCAAGAACTCCACCCAGAGTCGGCAGAAACCGAATCAAAATCACAATAA
- a CDS encoding class I SAM-dependent rRNA methyltransferase, with protein sequence MNKIRVSKRVEKKLSKGLVLLEASDLADVHLKDQEVEVHSQDGNFLGTAYLSQQNKGLGWFVSTDKVTFNQAFFEALFRQAKEKRKAYYQDELTTAFRLFNQEGDGFGGLTVDLYGDYAVFSWYNSYVYQIRKLISEAFRQVFPEVLGAYEKIRFKGLDYESAHVYGQEAPDFFTVLENGVLYQVFMNDGLMTGIFLDQHEVRGSLVDGLAMGKSLLNMFSYTAAFSVAASMGGASQTTSVDLAKRSRELSQAHFQANGINIDDHRFIVMDVFEYFKYAKRKDLTYDVIVLDPPSFARNKKQTFSVAKDYHKLISQSLEILNPGGIIIASTNAANVSRQKFTEQIDKGFAGRSYQILNKYGLPADFAYNKKDESSNYLKVISMKVSK encoded by the coding sequence ATGAATAAAATAAGAGTCAGCAAAAGGGTTGAAAAAAAGCTTTCAAAGGGACTAGTTTTACTAGAAGCCAGTGATCTTGCAGATGTTCATCTCAAGGATCAGGAAGTAGAAGTTCATAGTCAAGATGGAAACTTTCTTGGTACTGCCTACCTTTCTCAGCAAAACAAGGGCTTGGGCTGGTTTGTTAGCACAGACAAGGTGACCTTCAATCAAGCTTTCTTTGAAGCACTGTTTAGACAAGCTAAAGAAAAGAGAAAAGCCTACTATCAAGACGAATTGACAACTGCCTTTCGTCTCTTCAACCAAGAGGGAGATGGCTTTGGTGGTCTGACAGTGGACCTTTATGGCGACTATGCTGTCTTTTCTTGGTATAACTCTTATGTTTATCAGATTCGCAAGCTTATCTCAGAAGCTTTTAGACAGGTTTTTCCTGAGGTGTTAGGGGCCTATGAGAAGATACGCTTTAAGGGTTTGGACTATGAATCTGCCCATGTTTATGGTCAAGAAGCACCTGACTTTTTCACTGTTCTGGAAAATGGTGTTCTGTATCAAGTCTTTATGAACGATGGCTTGATGACAGGGATTTTCCTAGACCAGCACGAGGTTCGTGGTAGTCTAGTGGATGGGTTGGCTATGGGTAAATCCTTGCTCAATATGTTTTCCTACACAGCAGCCTTTTCAGTAGCTGCGTCCATGGGAGGAGCAAGCCAGACTACTTCGGTTGACCTAGCTAAACGTTCACGAGAATTGTCTCAAGCGCATTTTCAGGCAAATGGAATCAATATAGACGACCATCGTTTTATAGTCATGGATGTTTTTGAGTATTTCAAGTATGCCAAACGAAAAGACTTGACCTATGATGTGATTGTCCTAGATCCGCCTAGCTTTGCTCGGAACAAAAAACAAACGTTCTCTGTGGCCAAGGATTATCACAAGTTGATTTCCCAGAGTCTTGAGATTTTAAATCCGGGAGGGATTATCATTGCTAGTACCAATGCTGCCAATGTTTCCCGCCAGAAATTTACAGAACAAATTGATAAAGGCTTTGCAGGAAGAAGTTACCAGATTTTAAACAAATACGGTCTTCCAGCAGATTTCGCCTATAATAAAAAAGATGAAAGTAGTAATTACCTCAAGGTGATTAGTATGAAGGTTAGTAAATGA
- the aroD gene encoding type I 3-dehydroquinate dehydratase encodes MKLIVSVMPRSLEEAQALDATRYLDADIIEWRADYLPKEAILQVAPAIFEKFAGRELVFTLRTRSEGGEIDLSPEEYIHLIKEVAQLYQPDYIDFEYYSYKDVFEEMLDFPNLVLSYHNFQETPENMMEILSELTSLNPKLVKVAVMAHTEQDVLDLMNYTRGFKTLNPEQEYVTISMGKVGKVSRITADVTGSSWSFASLDEASAPGQISLANMKKIREILDEA; translated from the coding sequence ATGAAATTAATCGTTTCAGTAATGCCAAGAAGTTTAGAGGAGGCCCAGGCTCTGGATGCCACGAGGTACCTGGATGCCGACATCATTGAATGGCGTGCCGACTATCTGCCTAAGGAAGCGATTTTGCAGGTGGCTCCAGCGATTTTTGAAAAATTCGCAGGTCGTGAGTTGGTCTTCACGCTACGAACTCGCTCTGAAGGGGGAGAAATCGACCTTTCTCCAGAAGAATATATCCATCTAATCAAGGAAGTGGCACAACTCTATCAACCAGACTATATTGATTTTGAGTACTATAGCTACAAGGATGTTTTTGAGGAAATGCTGGACTTTCCCAATCTCGTTTTGAGTTACCACAATTTCCAAGAAACACCTGAAAATATGATGGAGATCTTGTCAGAATTGACGAGCCTAAATCCAAAACTTGTTAAGGTTGCGGTGATGGCTCACACGGAGCAGGATGTGCTAGACTTGATGAACTATACACGAGGCTTTAAAACCCTCAATCCTGAGCAGGAATATGTGACCATTTCTATGGGCAAGGTGGGCAAGGTCTCTCGTATCACTGCGGATGTGACGGGTTCTAGCTGGTCTTTTGCTAGTCTAGATGAGGCAAGTGCTCCAGGTCAGATTTCCTTAGCTAACATGAAAAAAATTCGGGAGATTTTGGATGAAGCTTGA
- a CDS encoding shikimate dehydrogenase, with translation MKLDGYTRLAAVVANPIKHSISPFIHNSAFEATATNGAYVAWEIEAGDLAETVANIRRYQMFGINLSMPYKEQVISYLDELSDEARLIGAVNTVVNENGNLIGYNTDGKGFFKSLPSFTISGKKMTLLGAGGAAKSILAQAILDGVSQISVFVRSVSMEKTRPYLDKLQEQTGFKVDLSALEDVPELQARIAESDLLVNATSVGMDGQSSPVPESIVLPETLLVADIIYQPFETPFLKWARRQGNPAVNGLGMLLYQAAEAFQLWTGKEMPTEEIWQSLTEKYQ, from the coding sequence ATGAAGCTTGATGGCTATACACGTTTAGCTGCCGTTGTTGCTAATCCTATTAAGCATTCTATTTCCCCATTTATTCACAATAGCGCCTTTGAGGCGACAGCTACCAATGGTGCTTACGTGGCTTGGGAGATTGAAGCGGGTGACTTGGCAGAAACAGTGGCCAATATTCGTCGCTACCAGATGTTTGGCATCAACTTGTCCATGCCCTATAAGGAGCAGGTGATTTCTTATTTGGATGAATTGAGTGACGAAGCGCGCTTGATTGGTGCGGTTAATACGGTTGTCAATGAGAATGGCAATTTAATTGGATATAATACAGATGGCAAGGGATTTTTTAAGAGCTTGCCTTCTTTTACAATTTCAGGTAAAAAGATGACCCTGCTTGGTGCAGGTGGTGCGGCTAAATCAATCTTGGCACAGGCTATTTTGGATGGTGTCAGTCAGATTTCAGTCTTTGTTCGTTCAGTTTCCATGGAAAAAACAAGACCATACCTAGACAAGTTACAGGAGCAGACAGGTTTTAAGGTGGACCTGTCTGCTTTAGAAGATGTTCCTGAACTGCAAGCAAGGATTGCTGAGTCGGATTTACTGGTCAATGCAACTAGTGTAGGGATGGATGGTCAATCCTCTCCAGTTCCTGAAAGCATAGTCTTACCAGAAACTCTTTTAGTAGCAGATATCATTTACCAACCCTTTGAAACACCATTTTTGAAATGGGCCAGAAGGCAGGGCAATCCAGCGGTCAACGGTCTGGGAATGTTGCTCTATCAAGCTGCAGAAGCTTTTCAACTGTGGACAGGCAAGGAAATGCCGACAGAAGAAATTTGGCAGTCTTTAACAGAAAAATACCAATAA
- the aroB gene encoding 3-dehydroquinate synthase: MKIRIDIPHHPYDIQIEKGCLAQAGQWLRELWQPQKVVIITDNHVASLYAEKVKLSLEDAGFQVAVFDFLEGEERKNLTTVQKVYEFLVKQGLTRSDGIVALGGGVVGDLAGFVASTYMRGIHFVQIPTSLTAQVDSSIGGKTGVNTPFAKNMVGTFAQPDGVLIDPLVLETLGKRELIEGMGEVIKYGLIEDPELWALLAELDGSVESILEHAETLIEHSCQVKRKMVVEDELDNGVRLYLNFGHTIGHAIEATAGYGKVMHGEAVAMGMVQISKVAEEKGLMPAGITQSITEMCQKFGLPVDYENWDVDKLYQALTHDKKARGNTLKLVLVPELGSATIHPVSLEEMKDYLVK; the protein is encoded by the coding sequence ATGAAAATCAGAATCGATATTCCTCATCATCCTTATGATATTCAGATTGAAAAAGGTTGTCTGGCTCAGGCTGGTCAATGGTTGCGAGAACTCTGGCAACCACAAAAAGTGGTTATCATAACAGACAACCATGTAGCCTCTCTCTATGCGGAGAAGGTCAAGCTCAGCCTAGAAGATGCTGGTTTTCAGGTAGCAGTTTTTGACTTTTTAGAAGGGGAAGAAAGAAAGAATTTAACCACTGTCCAGAAAGTCTATGAATTTTTAGTCAAGCAAGGTCTGACTCGTAGCGATGGAATCGTGGCTCTTGGTGGTGGTGTCGTTGGGGACCTGGCTGGTTTCGTAGCCTCTACCTATATGCGAGGTATTCATTTTGTTCAGATTCCGACTAGTTTGACAGCCCAAGTGGATTCTTCTATCGGTGGAAAGACAGGTGTCAACACTCCATTTGCTAAGAATATGGTGGGGACCTTTGCCCAACCAGATGGGGTTCTGATCGATCCGCTTGTCCTTGAAACGCTCGGAAAAAGAGAGTTGATTGAAGGGATGGGAGAGGTCATCAAGTACGGCTTGATTGAGGATCCAGAACTGTGGGCTCTCTTGGCAGAGCTGGATGGTTCTGTGGAGAGCATTCTGGAACATGCAGAGACCTTGATTGAACATTCTTGTCAGGTCAAGCGCAAGATGGTAGTTGAGGATGAGTTGGACAATGGTGTTCGCCTTTACCTCAATTTTGGCCACACTATTGGTCATGCTATTGAAGCGACTGCCGGTTATGGCAAGGTCATGCATGGAGAGGCTGTAGCCATGGGCATGGTTCAGATTTCCAAGGTAGCTGAGGAAAAAGGCCTTATGCCAGCTGGTATTACCCAATCTATCACAGAGATGTGCCAGAAGTTTGGTTTGCCTGTTGACTATGAAAACTGGGATGTAGATAAGCTTTATCAAGCTTTGACTCATGACAAGAAAGCGCGTGGCAATACCTTGAAATTGGTCTTGGTACCAGAGCTTGGTTCAGCGACTATTCACCCAGTTTCTCTGGAAGAGATGAAAGACTACTTGGTAAAATAA
- the aroC gene encoding chorismate synthase — translation MRYLTAGESHGPRLTAIIEGIPAGLPLTAEDINEDLKRRQGGYGRGGRMKIESDQVVFTSGVRHGKTTGAPITMDVVNKDHQKWLDIMSAEDIEDRLKSKRKITHPRPGHADLVGGIKYRFDDLRNSLERSSARETTMRVAVGAVAKRLLTELDMEIANHVVVFGGKEIDVPENLTVTEIKERAAQSEVSIVNQEREQEIKDYIDQIKRDGDTIGGVVETVVGGVPVGLGSYVQWDRKLDARLAQAVVSINAFKGVEFGLGFEAGYRKGSQVMDEILWSKEDGYTRRTNNLGGFEGGMTNGQPIVVRGVMKPIPTLYKPLMSVDIETHEPYKATVERSDPTALPAAGVVMEAVVATVLAQEILEKFSSDNLEELKEAVAKHRDYTKNY, via the coding sequence ATGAGATATTTAACAGCAGGAGAATCACACGGTCCTCGTCTGACGGCTATCATTGAGGGAATTCCAGCTGGACTTCCCTTGACAGCAGAGGACATCAATGAGGATTTGAAACGTCGTCAGGGTGGATATGGCCGCGGTGGTCGTATGAAGATTGAGAGTGACCAAGTTGTCTTTACTTCGGGTGTTCGCCATGGGAAGACTACTGGGGCTCCCATTACTATGGATGTCGTCAATAAGGACCATCAGAAATGGCTGGATATCATGTCTGCGGAGGACATTGAAGACCGCCTTAAAAGCAAACGGAAAATCACCCATCCACGTCCAGGTCATGCCGACTTGGTTGGGGGCATCAAGTACCGTTTTGATGATTTGCGTAATTCCTTGGAGCGCTCATCTGCTCGTGAAACAACTATGCGGGTGGCAGTTGGCGCAGTAGCCAAACGCCTCTTGACTGAGCTGGATATGGAAATTGCCAACCATGTCGTAGTCTTTGGTGGCAAGGAAATCGATGTTCCTGAGAATCTCACAGTTACTGAGATTAAGGAAAGAGCTGCCCAGTCTGAAGTTTCTATTGTCAACCAAGAACGGGAACAGGAAATCAAGGACTACATTGACCAAATCAAACGTGACGGTGATACCATCGGTGGGGTTGTGGAGACAGTCGTTGGAGGTGTTCCAGTTGGTCTTGGTTCCTATGTCCAATGGGACAGAAAATTAGATGCCAGACTTGCCCAAGCAGTTGTCTCTATCAATGCCTTTAAAGGGGTAGAATTTGGTCTTGGCTTTGAAGCAGGTTACCGTAAAGGCAGCCAGGTCATGGATGAAATTCTCTGGTCTAAAGAAGACGGCTATACTCGCCGTACTAACAATCTGGGCGGCTTTGAAGGTGGTATGACCAATGGACAACCTATCGTTGTTCGTGGCGTTATGAAGCCCATTCCTACTCTCTACAAACCACTCATGAGTGTGGATATTGAAACCCACGAACCCTACAAGGCAACTGTTGAAAGAAGTGATCCGACCGCTCTTCCAGCTGCAGGTGTAGTTATGGAAGCTGTTGTGGCAACGGTTCTGGCACAAGAAATCCTTGAAAAATTCTCATCAGATAATCTAGAGGAATTAAAAGAAGCGGTAGCTAAACACCGAGACTATACAAAGAACTATTAA
- a CDS encoding prephenate dehydrogenase — protein MAKTVYIAGLGLIGASMALGIKRDHPDYEILGYNRSQASRDIALKEGMIDRATDDFASFAPLADIIILSLPIKQTISFIKELANLDLKEGVIISDAGSTKSAIVDAAEQYLAGKSVCFVGAHPMAGSHKTGAASADVNLFENAYYIFTPSSLTGQDTLEEMRDLLSGLHARFIEIDAKEHDRVTSQISHFPHILASSLMEQTAVYAQEHEMARRFAAGGFRDMTRIAESEPGMWTSILLSNRETILDRIEDFKERLDEVGQAISKGDEEQIWNFFNQAREQRQAMEIHKRGGVDSSYDLYVDVPDEENVILRILELLRGTSLVNIHINEENREDIHGILQISFKNAQDLERAEHLITENTDYTVVVK, from the coding sequence ATGGCAAAAACAGTCTATATCGCAGGTCTTGGATTGATTGGAGCCTCTATGGCCCTCGGGATTAAACGCGATCATCCAGATTATGAAATTTTAGGTTATAATCGCAGTCAAGCTTCGAGAGATATTGCCTTGAAAGAAGGCATGATTGACCGTGCAACGGATGATTTTGCCAGTTTTGCTCCTTTGGCAGATATCATTATCCTTAGCTTGCCAATCAAACAAACCATTTCCTTTATTAAGGAATTGGCCAACTTGGACTTGAAAGAAGGCGTCATTATTTCAGATGCTGGTTCGACCAAGTCAGCTATTGTGGATGCAGCGGAACAGTATTTGGCTGGCAAATCTGTTTGCTTTGTCGGGGCCCATCCCATGGCTGGTAGTCACAAGACAGGGGCTGCTTCTGCAGATGTCAATCTCTTTGAAAATGCCTATTATATCTTTACACCTTCGAGTCTGACGGGTCAGGACACGCTTGAGGAAATGAGGGACTTGCTTTCAGGTCTTCATGCCCGTTTTATCGAGATTGATGCCAAGGAGCATGATCGGGTGACTTCTCAGATTAGCCATTTTCCTCATATTCTGGCTTCCAGTCTCATGGAACAGACCGCGGTCTATGCTCAAGAACATGAGATGGCAAGGCGCTTTGCGGCAGGTGGTTTTCGAGATATGACTCGGATTGCGGAAAGCGAGCCAGGTATGTGGACGTCCATTCTCTTGTCCAATCGTGAGACTATTCTAGACCGCATTGAGGATTTCAAGGAACGTTTAGATGAGGTTGGACAAGCTATCAGCAAGGGAGATGAAGAGCAGATTTGGAACTTTTTCAACCAAGCGCGTGAGCAACGGCAGGCCATGGAAATTCATAAGCGTGGTGGTGTGGATAGCTCTTATGATCTCTATGTTGACGTTCCCGATGAAGAAAACGTCATCCTGCGGATTTTGGAACTGCTACGTGGAACTTCCTTGGTTAATATTCACATCAATGAGGAAAACCGTGAGGATATTCACGGGATCCTACAAATTTCATTTAAAAACGCTCAAGACTTGGAAAGAGCCGAGCATCTCATAACAGAAAATACCGACTACACAGTCGTTGTCAAATAA
- a CDS encoding YlbF/YmcA family competence regulator: protein MSNIYDSANELSRGLRELPEYKAVKTAKDAISADSEASKIFTEYVAFQEEIQRLAQTGQMPDASFQAKMEGFGKQIQGNSLLSEFFTKQQQLAIYLSDIEKIVFEPVSELLK from the coding sequence ATGTCAAATATTTACGATAGTGCAAACGAACTTAGTCGCGGTCTACGCGAATTACCAGAATACAAGGCTGTTAAAACAGCTAAAGATGCGATTTCAGCAGATTCTGAGGCAAGCAAAATCTTTACAGAATATGTTGCTTTCCAAGAGGAAATTCAAAGACTAGCCCAGACAGGTCAAATGCCAGACGCTTCCTTTCAAGCTAAGATGGAAGGTTTTGGTAAACAGATTCAAGGAAATAGCCTCTTATCAGAATTCTTTACTAAGCAACAACAATTGGCCATTTATCTTTCTGACATTGAAAAAATTGTTTTCGAACCAGTTTCAGAATTGCTAAAATAA
- a CDS encoding LemA family protein: MSKKLIALIGIPVGIIFISIIVLAGSYNSLVSKEESVKQANSKIEVALQRRADLIPNVVNSVKGYMKHEEDIFTKIADARSKIGSGNKETKSEGESELTSAISRLLVVQENYPELKADTQVSSLISELEGTENRLFVARKDYNDTATEYNKTIRRFPTSVIASLFGFQRAELIEAEKDAKVVPKVNLTD; encoded by the coding sequence ATGTCAAAAAAATTAATTGCTCTAATAGGAATTCCTGTAGGAATTATCTTCATCAGTATTATAGTGTTGGCAGGTTCGTACAATAGTCTTGTTAGCAAAGAGGAATCTGTGAAACAGGCTAACTCGAAGATTGAAGTGGCACTTCAACGTAGAGCTGATTTAATTCCAAATGTTGTAAATTCTGTAAAAGGATATATGAAGCACGAAGAAGACATCTTTACAAAGATTGCGGATGCTCGTTCTAAGATTGGCTCAGGAAATAAAGAAACAAAAAGTGAAGGGGAGAGCGAATTAACGTCAGCTATTTCTCGATTGCTAGTTGTTCAAGAAAATTATCCGGAGTTAAAAGCTGATACACAAGTGTCTTCTCTAATTTCAGAGCTTGAGGGAACTGAAAATCGTTTGTTTGTCGCTCGTAAAGATTATAACGATACTGCAACAGAATATAATAAGACCATTAGACGTTTTCCTACTAGTGTGATAGCTAGTTTGTTTGGTTTCCAAAGAGCTGAGTTAATTGAAGCAGAGAAAGATGCAAAGGTTGTCCCTAAAGTCAATTTAACTGATTAG
- a CDS encoding TPM domain-containing protein, translating into MKKLLLLLIAPLFFFMPLVAANIAVPDRPLNGIYDPNGYLTTSVAETLESMNAGSETQVGIYIVDTLDGSSIEEVANEVARKWKVGKQDSNSGILIAIAIKDRKFRIETSNEAAIWLTDSKASSLLNDSKPYMKEGKYTDALNRILVGISKAESRKAEIINKKENKNKNTRLPESLTRLPKSLQYVVIILRILKVCFKYMMLFFLVYALLETWFHYLKRRRFSKYDYEGKGKLYPDFLDFVPNDTWTEERKSDYKKNKRLIRSRYQYEGYNKLYPDSKGFLPNDTWTPLLIEAYYAEVERKQLDRLNRSQYSYNGKGKLYPNDNDFVRNASWTSELTKSYYASQRAQSDSSSSRYDSGSSSSSWSSDDWGGGGFDGGGSSDSW; encoded by the coding sequence ATGAAAAAGTTACTTTTACTCTTAATTGCCCCTTTATTCTTTTTTATGCCTCTTGTTGCGGCTAATATAGCTGTTCCAGATCGTCCTTTAAATGGTATTTACGATCCTAACGGTTATTTAACCACTAGTGTTGCAGAAACGTTAGAGAGTATGAATGCTGGAAGTGAAACCCAAGTAGGTATTTACATTGTAGATACTCTGGACGGTTCCAGCATCGAAGAGGTAGCCAATGAGGTTGCACGCAAATGGAAAGTTGGGAAACAAGATTCCAACAGTGGAATTCTAATTGCTATTGCTATAAAAGATAGGAAGTTTCGTATTGAAACATCCAACGAAGCAGCAATTTGGCTTACTGACTCTAAGGCCAGTTCCTTACTAAATGATTCTAAGCCATACATGAAAGAAGGGAAATATACTGATGCCCTTAACAGAATTCTAGTAGGCATTTCTAAAGCGGAGTCTAGAAAAGCTGAAATCATAAACAAGAAGGAAAATAAGAATAAAAATACTCGGCTTCCAGAAAGTTTAACTCGGCTTCCAAAAAGTTTACAATATGTAGTAATAATTTTGAGAATCCTTAAGGTATGCTTTAAGTACATGATGTTATTTTTCTTGGTTTATGCACTTTTAGAAACTTGGTTCCATTACTTAAAAAGACGCCGCTTTTCTAAGTATGATTACGAGGGAAAGGGCAAGTTGTATCCAGATTTTCTTGACTTTGTACCTAACGATACGTGGACTGAAGAACGTAAATCTGACTATAAAAAAAATAAGCGTTTAATTAGGTCTCGATATCAGTACGAAGGATATAACAAGCTATATCCAGACTCAAAAGGTTTTCTACCTAATGACACTTGGACTCCATTACTTATAGAAGCATACTACGCAGAAGTTGAAAGAAAGCAACTAGATAGGCTCAATCGCTCTCAATACTCTTATAATGGGAAGGGGAAACTCTACCCAAACGATAACGATTTTGTGAGGAATGCTTCTTGGACTTCCGAGCTCACAAAAAGCTACTATGCTTCACAAAGAGCACAGTCAGATTCTTCTTCCTCTAGATATGATTCTGGTAGTTCTAGTTCATCTTGGTCTTCAGATGATTGGGGTGGCGGTGGATTTGATGGTGGTGGTTCTTCAGATAGTTGGTAA